Proteins co-encoded in one Arachis hypogaea cultivar Tifrunner chromosome 11, arahy.Tifrunner.gnm2.J5K5, whole genome shotgun sequence genomic window:
- the LOC112720433 gene encoding plant intracellular Ras-group-related LRR protein 6, protein MEGNKLTEISENLFSSWTMLTEFNASKNLLNGIPDSIGGLSRLIHLDLHQNRISSIPSSIMGCHSLAEIYFGNNNLSTVPMEIGALSHLGTLDLHSNQLKEYPVEACKLNLLVLDLSNNSLSGLPAEIGKMTTLRKLLLTGNPLRTLRSSFDTGPTQALLKYLRGRLSEAEDSGAVITAKDEVIAMATRLSITSKELSMEGLGLNSVPPEVWESGEVMKHDLSKNPIQELPVELSSCVSLQDSG, encoded by the exons ATGGAG GGAAACAAGTTAACCGAGATATCTGaaaatctcttttcatcatggACCATGCTTACTGAATTCAATGCAT CAAAAAACTTGTTGAATGGCATACCAGACAGCATTGGAGGCCTTTCACGTCTAATTCATCTTGATCTCCACCAGAACA GAATCTCATCAATCCCTTCATCAATCATGGGTTGTCATTCACTTGCCGAGATTTATTTTGG GAATAACAACCTTTCTACAGTACCTATGGAGATTGGGGCACTTTCTCATCTAGGGACTTTAGATCTTCACTCTAACCAG CTGAAGGAGTATCCAGTAGAGGCATGCAAATTGAATCTTCTTGTGTTGGATCTTTCAAACAATTCACTGAGTGGGTTACCCGCTGAAATTG GTAAGATGACCACCTTGAGGAAACTTTTGCTTACTGGAAATCCTTTGCGGACTCTCCGAAG CTCATTCGACACTGGACCTACACAAGCATTACTCAAATATCTCCGAGGTAGACTTTCTGAAGCTGAAG ATTCTGGAGCAGTAATCACAGCAAAAGATGAAGTAATTGCAATGGCTACCCGGCTGTCTATCACTTCAAAG GAACTTTCAATGGAAGGACTGGGGTTGAATTCAGTTCCACCAGAAGTATGGGAATCAGGGGAAGTCATGAAACATGATCTTTCCAAAAACCCCATCCAGGAGTTGCCTGTTGAGCTTTCTTCTTGTGTATCCCTCCAG GATTCTGGCTGA